In Chryseobacterium turcicum, a single window of DNA contains:
- a CDS encoding DUF6371 domain-containing protein encodes METNFARNRTQLAKLCPCGKNNRDGKFAPSKENPEKGYCHSCTKWFDSESKEIVKQETQVLKPIDYHPSNLVGKSFKNENNKFLKFLKSKFDSKKVDEVFNLYKVGSSRHWEGATVFWQIDNLDRPRYGKIMLYNEETGKRIQEPFPHFTNIHTVLKLKDFNHKQCLFGLHLLPSNKKPIAIVESEKTAIIMSLVDESYLWLAVGGKGNFKYEVLEPLTGKEVFAFPDVGETIWNEISNRLNDTGFNITVSDALENKKFPKGYDLADVVLQQLAESPKEVIEPEPKTGIPATEEKQTKKEIDFASLNGGKVDNQQVNELERLKGGLQIDSSELSQLAKQIIPENDSRTQRELLISLNEIKGISGSDGKDLLLIMQMKQIIDYSKAGYYFLADSTPY; translated from the coding sequence ATGGAAACTAATTTCGCACGAAATAGAACCCAACTTGCAAAACTTTGTCCGTGTGGGAAAAATAATAGAGATGGGAAATTTGCACCGAGCAAGGAAAATCCGGAAAAAGGTTATTGTCACTCCTGCACAAAATGGTTTGATAGTGAAAGTAAAGAGATTGTAAAGCAGGAAACGCAGGTTTTAAAGCCTATCGATTATCATCCGTCCAATTTGGTTGGAAAATCATTTAAGAACGAAAATAACAAGTTCCTAAAGTTTTTAAAATCAAAATTCGATTCTAAGAAAGTTGATGAGGTTTTCAATTTATACAAGGTCGGAAGCTCAAGACATTGGGAAGGCGCAACGGTATTCTGGCAAATTGATAATTTGGATCGTCCGAGATATGGTAAAATAATGCTATACAATGAGGAAACGGGAAAACGTATACAGGAACCGTTTCCGCATTTTACAAATATTCACACCGTTTTAAAATTAAAGGATTTTAATCACAAACAATGCCTTTTTGGGCTTCATTTATTACCATCTAATAAAAAGCCTATTGCAATAGTTGAGAGCGAAAAAACGGCTATTATAATGAGTTTGGTTGATGAATCTTACTTATGGCTCGCAGTCGGTGGAAAGGGGAATTTCAAATATGAAGTATTGGAGCCGTTGACCGGAAAAGAAGTTTTTGCGTTTCCTGATGTTGGGGAAACTATTTGGAATGAAATTTCAAACCGCTTGAATGATACCGGATTTAATATTACTGTTTCTGATGCGCTTGAAAATAAAAAATTTCCTAAAGGTTATGATCTGGCAGATGTAGTCTTGCAGCAGCTCGCAGAAAGTCCGAAAGAAGTAATTGAACCAGAACCCAAAACGGGAATTCCTGCAACGGAAGAAAAGCAAACAAAAAAAGAAATTGATTTTGCTTCACTAAATGGTGGAAAAGTAGATAATCAACAAGTTAATGAATTAGAAAGATTAAAAGGAGGTTTGCAAATCGATTCCTCTGAATTATCACAATTAGCAAAACAGATCATTCCAGAAAATGACAGCAGAACACAAAGAGAATTATTGATTTCCTTAAATGAAATCAAAGGCATAAGTGGCAGTGACGGAAAAGATTTACTTCTGATAATGCAGATGAAGCAAATAATTGACTATTCAAAAGCAGGATATTATTTCCTTGCTGATTCAACACCATATTAA
- a CDS encoding DUF3987 domain-containing protein, which translates to MLDIVNLIQPKKEAIKEGLSFPLEIYPELIQNYINEMEIGLGYPSDYTSAAILYALSIAIGNTRRIELKQDFTSGANIFLITIGRPGANKSRPFKKVLSPISDIDYKNYMEYKKELLYYETEKAKSNEDRDPDLKKPECINYLLNDFTTEVLAHQLSINKRGLGVFVDEILGWLKNINRYSSGSSEEMYLSLWSGMDLKVNRMSKEQLNVKNPFASIAGTIQPMKLKNAFKGKEENGLTDRILFIYPEEIKANTWNEENIDISLHDDWCNMLGDLYRKLDFGIDRFGGNEPQLVKMSTDARKRVIQWQNDNESKLINDDEESQSIGAKMQDYLLRFCLILHVSEWINGNADEFLMSLDTAEKAIKLTEYFTAQALKVRDLIYSNTDSLSSLSKDKQDLYNELPSPFQLSDGILHAEKKGISKSTAKRFFNSEKYFSKMSHGIYQKVLN; encoded by the coding sequence ATGCTGGACATCGTCAACCTAATACAACCGAAGAAGGAAGCAATTAAAGAAGGACTTTCCTTTCCTCTGGAAATTTACCCGGAACTTATTCAGAATTACATTAATGAAATGGAGATTGGGCTTGGTTATCCTTCGGATTATACATCTGCCGCAATTCTCTACGCTTTATCAATCGCAATTGGTAACACTCGAAGAATAGAACTTAAACAAGATTTTACATCAGGTGCAAATATTTTTCTGATCACTATTGGAAGACCAGGAGCGAATAAATCAAGACCATTCAAAAAAGTTCTTTCTCCAATTTCAGATATCGACTATAAAAATTACATGGAGTATAAAAAGGAGCTGTTATACTATGAAACCGAAAAGGCAAAATCTAATGAAGATCGAGATCCTGATTTAAAAAAGCCGGAGTGTATAAATTACCTATTAAATGATTTTACAACGGAGGTTTTAGCGCATCAGCTTTCTATCAATAAAAGAGGTCTTGGGGTTTTCGTTGATGAAATTCTGGGATGGTTGAAAAACATAAACAGATATTCGAGTGGAAGCAGCGAGGAAATGTATTTGTCTTTGTGGTCAGGTATGGATCTGAAGGTGAACAGAATGTCAAAGGAACAATTGAACGTAAAAAATCCATTTGCGAGCATTGCCGGAACTATTCAGCCAATGAAACTTAAAAACGCTTTTAAAGGCAAGGAAGAAAACGGATTAACAGACAGAATTTTATTTATCTATCCGGAAGAAATAAAGGCGAACACATGGAATGAGGAAAATATTGATATTTCGTTACATGATGATTGGTGTAATATGCTTGGTGATTTGTACAGAAAATTAGATTTCGGAATTGACAGATTTGGAGGAAATGAACCTCAGCTCGTGAAAATGTCAACCGATGCCAGAAAAAGAGTTATTCAATGGCAGAATGATAACGAAAGTAAATTGATAAATGACGATGAAGAATCTCAAAGTATCGGTGCAAAAATGCAGGATTATTTATTGAGGTTCTGTTTGATTCTTCATGTTTCCGAGTGGATAAATGGCAATGCAGATGAATTTCTAATGAGTTTAGATACTGCAGAAAAAGCAATCAAATTAACGGAATATTTCACCGCTCAAGCTTTGAAGGTTCGTGATCTTATTTATTCCAATACAGACAGCCTCAGCAGCTTGAGTAAAGACAAGCAAGACCTTTACAACGAGTTACCTTCACCGTTTCAATTGTCTGATGGGATTTTGCATGCTGAAAAGAAAGGGATTTCCAAATCCACCGCAAAAAGATTCTTTAATAGTGAGAAGTATTTTTCTAAAATGTCACATGGAATTTATCAAAAAGTCCTGAACTAA
- a CDS encoding helix-turn-helix domain-containing protein, with product MSTITFEQLPKKVENIEDKIDALTALVAKLLPNQTKKRLTLSEACDYLGYAKSTVYTKVSSKEIPFTKIGKKLYFDSEELEKWISDGK from the coding sequence ATGAGTACAATCACATTTGAGCAGCTCCCTAAAAAGGTTGAGAACATTGAGGACAAAATCGATGCATTAACTGCATTAGTTGCAAAACTACTTCCAAACCAAACAAAAAAACGCTTGACATTGTCAGAAGCTTGCGATTATTTAGGATACGCAAAAAGCACTGTTTACACTAAGGTGAGTTCTAAGGAAATTCCATTTACTAAGATCGGTAAGAAACTCTATTTTGATTCTGAAGAACTTGAGAAATGGATTAGTGATGGAAAATAA
- a CDS encoding tyrosine-type recombinase/integrase, whose product MNKDFTINYYFDKRFSNKEGKNNIRLSVYNRNIEQASKRRKMYTSPFWFSESEWNEIINFTEIKAGKKSKEYLLSESKILPIRKSMDVFMDQTTAKAESLEIFSFDNFEKLLFKVNNTEGNLITDFYERAIEEFNQNDQVGTASNYDSSLKSLLLFREHKKYNSDFTFSEVDPDWLSNYEKWMFKNEKSNATVGIYLRPLRALFNMAVGKSIISVRQYPFHNRDNKDGYKIPASKKVKKALNADDLKKLFHAADLTNEEEKARDFFFFSYLSNGMNIKDIALLRWSNISANEFSFVRAKTAKTTKSNQSAIVVPTIDFHNIIFEKYGTTRIKTDYVFPIIQKGMSAIDVKKSINAFTRFINQHIKKVAERNNITSEISTYWARHSFATQLMNSNTSTEFIKQALGHNNLSTTNNYLNAFSSEIKEEKINSLFKNLEL is encoded by the coding sequence ATGAACAAAGATTTTACAATAAATTATTATTTCGACAAGCGTTTTTCCAACAAAGAAGGTAAGAATAATATCCGATTATCAGTGTATAATCGGAACATTGAGCAAGCTTCTAAACGTCGAAAAATGTACACTTCGCCATTTTGGTTCTCGGAATCAGAATGGAACGAAATAATAAATTTCACCGAAATAAAAGCCGGAAAGAAATCAAAGGAATATTTATTATCTGAAAGTAAAATATTACCTATTAGAAAATCGATGGATGTATTCATGGACCAGACCACCGCAAAAGCGGAAAGCCTTGAAATATTTTCATTTGATAATTTCGAGAAGCTTTTATTTAAAGTGAATAATACTGAAGGAAATTTAATAACAGATTTCTATGAGCGTGCAATAGAGGAATTCAACCAAAATGATCAGGTCGGAACCGCCTCGAATTATGATAGTAGTTTAAAATCTCTGTTACTTTTCCGAGAACATAAAAAATACAATTCAGATTTCACATTTTCGGAAGTAGATCCGGACTGGCTAAGTAATTATGAGAAATGGATGTTTAAGAATGAGAAATCAAACGCTACTGTCGGAATCTATTTGAGACCTCTGAGAGCCTTGTTTAATATGGCCGTGGGTAAAAGTATTATTTCAGTAAGACAGTACCCATTTCACAACCGAGACAATAAAGACGGGTATAAAATACCTGCATCCAAAAAAGTAAAGAAGGCTTTAAATGCTGATGATCTTAAAAAATTATTCCATGCTGCAGATTTAACCAATGAGGAAGAAAAGGCGAGGGATTTCTTTTTCTTCTCCTACTTATCCAATGGAATGAACATAAAGGATATTGCATTGCTGAGGTGGTCAAATATTTCCGCAAATGAATTTTCCTTTGTCCGGGCTAAAACAGCAAAAACCACCAAGAGCAATCAAAGTGCAATCGTAGTTCCTACAATCGATTTTCATAATATTATTTTTGAGAAGTACGGAACAACCAGAATAAAGACAGATTATGTATTTCCTATAATCCAGAAGGGAATGAGCGCAATCGATGTTAAAAAGAGCATTAACGCCTTTACTCGGTTTATTAATCAGCATATCAAAAAAGTTGCTGAAAGAAATAATATTACGTCCGAAATATCCACCTATTGGGCGCGGCATTCCTTCGCAACTCAATTAATGAATAGTAATACATCAACTGAATTTATTAAGCAGGCTTTAGGACATAATAATTTATCGACCACAAATAATTACTTAAATGCATTCTCAAGTGAAATTAAAGAAGAAAAAATAAATAGCTTATTTAAGAACTTAGAACTGTAA
- a CDS encoding DUF5686 family protein, translating to MSTNQFKYGFLYISLFITSLFHAQNTASGKIVDAKTNKEINAVDVFINDSNTPVLTTTSGSFTVQSDGLIYKLKFQKKNYALESVEITPDKSTNLIVTLSSEKVSSIEEVVIHNEKTKFKNKKENPAYRIMQEVWKRKRNNGLDKFDTYTYKEYEKIQFDANNLDSAFMHKKIFNKLDFIFDYADSTARGKMALPIFLNESIYNHFGENRPSKKNKKLLVAQKTSGFQDNQVISITAKNLYRDINIYDNTLNYFDIGFPSPVGTDGFSTYDYNLTDTVSIRGERAYKIRYQPRRTEVLAFQGYLYIDTDSYAVLEATLKSTNKINVNFINSISTELVYDNPDDETFLPKKYVTEIEMTPFSKKKSAKSVIAKRSVDYSDYDFNKPLADAVFTRKKEEYDDRFVDKDDDFWVGARPDSLSKEEKGVYEMLDRLQQTPKFNRILKLTETLASRYYNVTKGIDLGPITSIYGKNEVEGDRIRLGARSYFGQNDPWRIEFYNAYGFKDQQFKYGVEGRYMFNRVNRFMVGAGTKRDITQLGVQLTTEDGILSRSFASSTVFARGENASLSSVNQTSVFTSIEPWKNFQVRIDGTMQSIKSANPSGFSLMYFRNGDLRKTTNDSHVTISLIARPGATFSQTGVDRYEHGTLAPTIVLKYTRGIEGLFNADFNYNKLQFMFYKPILLGSWGKTLLNFEAGKNFDTVPLALQNIIPGNQSYGLVPNTFAQLNYYEFVADTYSTLHIEHHFNGKILSYIPLIKKLKLREVAFIRGAYGSLSDASKNINVDNLKYSAPDQQVYYEYGFGIENIGFGNIRIFRVDFNWRGNYLDRPDVSKFGIKAGFQFGF from the coding sequence ATGTCAACCAATCAATTTAAATACGGTTTTTTATACATATCCCTTTTTATAACCAGTCTTTTTCATGCTCAAAATACAGCAAGCGGAAAGATTGTAGATGCTAAGACTAACAAAGAAATCAATGCGGTTGATGTCTTTATCAATGACAGCAATACACCTGTTCTTACAACGACTTCAGGGAGCTTCACTGTACAGTCTGACGGTCTTATTTACAAACTTAAGTTTCAGAAAAAAAACTATGCTTTGGAAAGTGTAGAAATCACTCCCGATAAAAGCACGAATCTTATTGTTACACTCTCTTCAGAGAAAGTAAGCAGTATTGAAGAGGTTGTTATTCATAACGAGAAAACGAAATTTAAAAATAAAAAAGAAAATCCGGCATATCGTATTATGCAGGAAGTCTGGAAGCGCAAAAGAAATAATGGTCTTGATAAATTTGATACTTACACGTATAAAGAATACGAAAAAATTCAGTTTGATGCCAATAATCTCGACAGCGCATTTATGCATAAGAAAATCTTCAATAAATTAGATTTTATTTTTGATTATGCAGATTCTACTGCAAGAGGAAAGATGGCGCTTCCTATTTTCTTAAATGAATCTATTTACAATCACTTTGGAGAGAATAGACCGAGTAAAAAAAACAAAAAACTCTTAGTAGCTCAGAAAACTTCAGGTTTTCAGGATAATCAGGTTATTTCTATTACGGCTAAAAATCTTTACCGTGACATCAATATTTATGATAATACTTTAAATTACTTCGATATCGGCTTTCCAAGCCCGGTCGGAACTGATGGTTTTAGTACGTATGATTATAATTTGACGGATACGGTCTCCATTCGTGGTGAACGAGCTTATAAAATACGCTATCAGCCTAGGAGAACTGAGGTTTTAGCTTTTCAGGGATATCTTTATATCGACACCGATTCTTATGCGGTTTTAGAGGCTACTTTAAAGTCTACCAATAAAATCAATGTCAACTTTATCAATTCTATTTCTACAGAATTGGTGTATGATAATCCTGATGATGAAACATTTTTACCTAAAAAATATGTCACAGAGATAGAAATGACTCCTTTTTCGAAAAAGAAAAGTGCAAAAAGTGTTATTGCTAAACGGTCTGTAGACTATTCTGACTATGATTTTAATAAACCTTTAGCAGATGCTGTTTTCACAAGAAAAAAAGAAGAATATGATGACCGATTTGTTGATAAGGATGATGATTTTTGGGTAGGCGCAAGACCAGACTCTTTGTCTAAAGAAGAAAAAGGCGTTTATGAAATGCTTGATAGGCTACAGCAGACTCCAAAATTTAACAGGATCCTTAAGCTTACCGAAACATTAGCATCTCGATATTATAATGTAACTAAAGGCATCGATTTGGGTCCGATCACATCAATCTACGGAAAGAATGAAGTGGAAGGTGACAGGATTAGATTAGGCGCAAGGTCATATTTTGGGCAAAATGACCCTTGGAGAATAGAATTTTACAATGCATATGGTTTTAAAGACCAGCAATTCAAGTATGGCGTAGAAGGTCGATATATGTTTAATAGAGTCAATCGTTTTATGGTGGGTGCTGGAACAAAAAGAGATATTACGCAGCTGGGTGTACAATTGACAACGGAAGACGGTATTCTTTCGCGCTCATTTGCTTCTTCAACGGTTTTTGCGAGAGGAGAAAACGCATCTCTAAGTTCAGTAAACCAAACCAGTGTTTTTACTTCTATTGAACCTTGGAAAAACTTTCAGGTAAGAATTGATGGAACAATGCAAAGTATTAAATCTGCTAATCCTTCAGGTTTTAGCTTGATGTATTTCAGAAATGGTGATTTAAGAAAAACGACAAATGATTCTCATGTTACCATTAGTTTGATTGCAAGACCGGGAGCTACTTTTTCTCAAACCGGAGTTGACCGATACGAGCATGGAACTTTGGCTCCGACCATTGTTTTAAAATATACAAGAGGGATTGAAGGTTTGTTTAATGCTGACTTTAATTATAATAAACTGCAGTTTATGTTTTATAAACCCATTCTTTTGGGAAGTTGGGGAAAAACATTGCTAAATTTTGAAGCGGGTAAAAACTTTGATACGGTTCCTTTAGCTTTACAAAACATAATTCCTGGAAATCAGTCTTATGGTTTAGTTCCAAATACGTTTGCTCAATTAAATTATTATGAATTCGTTGCAGATACCTATTCTACGCTCCACATAGAGCATCATTTTAATGGGAAAATACTTTCTTATATTCCTTTGATTAAGAAATTGAAGTTAAGGGAAGTTGCATTCATTAGAGGGGCTTACGGATCTTTGAGTGATGCTTCGAAAAATATTAACGTTGATAATCTAAAATATTCTGCTCCCGATCAGCAAGTGTATTATGAATACGGATTTGGTATTGAAAATATAGGTTTCGGAAACATCAGAATTTTCCGTGTAGATTTTAACTGGAGAGGAAATTATCTTGACCGACCAGATGTTTCCAAATTTGGAATTAAGGCTGGTTTTCAATTTGGGTTTTAG
- a CDS encoding bacteriocin-like protein, whose amino-acid sequence MKNLKKLTKKELKHISGGLLKCPIPADWCSEWCTWTAWQKQNCMNSVLDTPCDC is encoded by the coding sequence ATGAAAAATTTGAAAAAACTAACAAAAAAAGAGTTGAAGCACATTTCAGGAGGACTGCTAAAATGTCCGATTCCAGCTGATTGGTGTTCCGAGTGGTGCACATGGACAGCATGGCAAAAGCAAAATTGTATGAATTCTGTTCTTGATACGCCTTGTGATTGTTAA
- the rpmA gene encoding 50S ribosomal protein L27, whose product MAHKKGVGSSKNGRESHSKRLGVKIFGGQDAIAGNIIIRQRGTQHHPGENVGMGKDHTLHALVDGKVVFRKKANNRSYVSIEPNA is encoded by the coding sequence ATGGCACATAAGAAAGGAGTTGGTAGTTCCAAAAACGGTAGAGAATCTCATTCTAAAAGATTAGGTGTGAAGATTTTCGGTGGACAAGACGCTATTGCTGGTAACATTATTATCAGACAAAGAGGTACTCAACATCACCCAGGTGAAAATGTTGGTATGGGTAAAGATCACACTTTGCACGCTCTTGTTGACGGTAAAGTAGTTTTCAGAAAGAAAGCAAACAACAGATCATACGTATCTATTGAACCAAACGCATAA
- the rplU gene encoding 50S ribosomal protein L21, which produces MFAIVEIAGLQYKVEQDQKLFVNRLKGDKGGKVSFDKILLTVNGAITVGAPAVSGITVEAEILEHVKADKVIIFKKKRRKGYEVKNGHRQSLTQIKITGITGFDAKKAEKPAKKTTKKADAESAE; this is translated from the coding sequence ATGTTTGCAATTGTAGAAATAGCAGGGCTTCAATATAAAGTTGAGCAAGACCAGAAGTTGTTTGTGAACCGTTTGAAAGGAGATAAAGGAGGAAAAGTATCTTTCGATAAAATCTTACTTACTGTAAACGGAGCAATCACGGTAGGCGCCCCAGCTGTAAGCGGTATCACTGTAGAAGCAGAGATCCTTGAACACGTAAAAGCTGATAAAGTAATCATCTTCAAAAAGAAAAGAAGAAAAGGTTATGAAGTAAAGAACGGTCACAGACAATCTTTAACTCAGATCAAAATTACTGGAATTACAGGATTTGACGCAAAAAAAGCAGAGAAGCCTGCTAAAAAAACAACTAAAAAAGCTGACGCTGAAAGCGCAGAATAA
- a CDS encoding GLPGLI family protein, with protein MKLNFSLILAFLTFLNLSAQGNRFTYEYQFRIDSTKTDSLKKEFTNLDIFPTKSYFYGQAKFASDSIMNNSIIQQRKSTPNSISYSSTTDEWNISYLIEKSYPSFKTTWLTNIEETNMIVEETPVLKWQILPETQKIENYNCQKATANFGGRIWEAWFSKDLPFPDGPYKFHGLPGLIVKLEDKTKSHQFLLKGSKKLKADDHSWEYISALEKEAKNEFQGVKVSPAQYKKLFMAYKNDPAKDIKLDLANPNNSMTVTTESGTKLASNAEIIKYFEESLAQKYKTINNQLELNLHRK; from the coding sequence ATGAAATTAAATTTCAGCCTCATTTTGGCTTTTCTTACCTTCCTAAATCTATCTGCACAGGGAAACCGTTTCACTTACGAATATCAGTTTAGAATTGATTCCACAAAAACTGACAGCCTAAAAAAAGAATTTACAAACCTTGACATTTTTCCGACCAAATCTTATTTTTATGGACAGGCAAAATTTGCGAGTGATTCGATTATGAACAATTCGATTATTCAACAAAGAAAATCTACCCCCAACAGCATCAGCTATTCTTCTACCACAGACGAATGGAATATTTCTTATTTAATAGAAAAGTCATATCCCAGTTTTAAAACAACATGGCTTACAAATATTGAGGAGACCAATATGATTGTTGAGGAAACTCCAGTTTTAAAATGGCAGATTCTTCCGGAGACACAAAAAATAGAAAATTATAACTGCCAGAAAGCGACTGCAAATTTTGGAGGAAGAATTTGGGAAGCCTGGTTTTCTAAAGACTTGCCATTCCCTGATGGTCCGTATAAATTTCATGGGTTGCCTGGCTTAATTGTAAAACTGGAAGACAAAACGAAATCACATCAGTTTTTATTAAAAGGAAGTAAAAAACTGAAAGCAGATGATCATTCTTGGGAGTACATTTCAGCATTAGAAAAAGAAGCTAAAAATGAGTTTCAAGGAGTAAAAGTAAGCCCGGCTCAATATAAAAAGCTATTTATGGCGTATAAAAATGACCCTGCAAAAGATATTAAGCTTGATTTGGCTAATCCTAATAATTCGATGACAGTAACGACAGAATCAGGTACAAAATTAGCCAGCAATGCAGAAATCATCAAGTACTTTGAAGAATCTTTAGCCCAAAAGTATAAAACCATAAACAACCAGTTGGAATTAAATTTACACAGAAAGTAG
- a CDS encoding acyltransferase family protein, which translates to MNRDLYIDFAKGLATLSIIFIHTAFWSGQFYIIPEIRVFSLVFDVAIFYALSGITSGNNIEKTFYRLLKLQITYMIFVTLLFFLDYFFKIFGLTFFSLEWLQSFYSTFGSKYSATSISTAPQWQNLGNWYLHEYRNADTFPVVMGSFWYLKVYFILTVFGVLILKFFPKHVNWFIGLCVALTLLFNIFPDIYPSGQVGYVAFYMMVFLVGNRMRGKKIPTKMIPVLYGLVAAALAWMFWYFGDEIFFKINKKKFPPQIPYIIWTLFSLTTLFVLYNRLKITKESFITYIGKNAIFFYFGQGISSSLVYFLVVPMKELMPWWALMVIIYVINVILAFVIATGLKKFDVFGWKVLEFLRKKTASQN; encoded by the coding sequence ATGAACAGAGACCTCTATATTGATTTTGCGAAAGGTTTAGCCACACTTTCCATTATATTTATTCACACCGCATTTTGGTCGGGGCAGTTTTACATTATTCCGGAAATTCGTGTGTTTTCGTTGGTTTTTGATGTCGCAATTTTTTATGCTTTAAGTGGAATCACCTCAGGAAATAATATAGAGAAAACGTTTTACAGACTATTAAAACTACAGATTACGTATATGATTTTTGTGACGTTGCTGTTCTTTTTAGATTATTTCTTTAAAATATTCGGGCTCACCTTTTTCTCACTAGAATGGCTGCAAAGTTTCTATTCAACATTTGGGTCAAAATATTCGGCAACGAGTATTTCTACAGCTCCTCAATGGCAGAATTTAGGAAATTGGTATCTTCATGAGTATCGTAATGCAGATACTTTTCCTGTTGTAATGGGAAGTTTTTGGTATCTTAAAGTCTATTTTATTTTAACGGTTTTTGGAGTTTTAATTTTAAAATTCTTTCCGAAACATGTTAATTGGTTTATCGGACTTTGTGTCGCGCTAACTTTATTATTTAATATTTTCCCAGACATTTATCCAAGCGGACAAGTTGGGTATGTTGCTTTTTATATGATGGTTTTCCTTGTCGGAAACAGAATGAGAGGCAAAAAAATTCCTACGAAAATGATTCCTGTTCTTTACGGATTGGTGGCTGCGGCTTTGGCTTGGATGTTTTGGTATTTTGGGGACGAAATATTTTTTAAAATCAACAAGAAAAAATTTCCACCGCAAATACCTTATATTATCTGGACGTTGTTCTCATTGACGACTTTGTTTGTTTTATACAACAGATTAAAGATTACCAAAGAGAGTTTTATTACGTATATTGGTAAAAACGCCATTTTCTTTTATTTCGGACAGGGAATCAGCTCGTCATTGGTTTATTTCCTTGTCGTTCCGATGAAAGAATTGATGCCTTGGTGGGCTTTAATGGTTATTATTTATGTTATTAATGTCATTTTAGCGTTTGTTATCGCAACAGGTTTGAAGAAATTTGATGTTTTTGGATGGAAGGTTTTAGAATTTTTAAGAAAGAAAACCGCTTCACAAAACTAA
- the miaE gene encoding tRNA-(ms[2]io[6]A)-hydroxylase translates to MFKLKLPTDPRWANIAEDNIQEILTDHAWCEQKAATNAIGLITMLPERPDIVKELLAIAQEELEHFGQVLEIITKRGYTFGRTRKDDYVNELVNFIQKGGHRDTLIVDKMLFAAMIEARSCERFKVLTENIKDEELKTFYKELMISEANHYTTFIGFARELGEPEQVNKRWEEWLEYEASIIKSYGNKETIHG, encoded by the coding sequence ATGTTTAAGTTGAAACTTCCTACCGATCCAAGGTGGGCAAATATTGCAGAGGATAACATTCAAGAAATTTTAACCGACCATGCGTGGTGCGAGCAAAAAGCTGCTACCAATGCCATCGGATTGATTACCATGCTTCCCGAACGTCCAGATATCGTGAAGGAACTTTTGGCAATTGCACAGGAGGAACTTGAACATTTTGGGCAGGTTCTTGAAATCATCACAAAACGAGGCTATACTTTTGGACGTACAAGAAAAGACGATTACGTTAACGAATTGGTCAATTTTATCCAAAAAGGAGGGCATAGAGATACTTTAATTGTCGATAAAATGCTTTTTGCAGCAATGATTGAAGCCAGAAGCTGTGAAAGATTTAAAGTTTTAACAGAAAACATTAAAGACGAAGAGCTAAAAACCTTCTATAAAGAATTAATGATTTCTGAAGCCAATCATTATACCACATTTATCGGTTTTGCAAGAGAACTTGGTGAGCCAGAACAAGTAAATAAACGATGGGAAGAATGGCTGGAATATGAAGCGAGCATTATAAAATCTTACGGAAACAAAGAAACGATACACGGATAA